In Sagittula stellata E-37, a single genomic region encodes these proteins:
- a CDS encoding ABC transporter ATP-binding protein yields the protein MTQDRKALRVQGATKAYETGSGQVHALQDVDLTVEQGEFISVVGPSGCGKTTLLWSIAGLHQLSSGEISLGPDKIRKPHHAIGMMFQLANLLPWRTIQQNIEFPFEIRRKTPDRKKIAALLERVGLGGFGAKMPKELSGGMQQRASIVRALASDPEVLLMDEPFGALDAFTRDEMNLLMEEIWEETRKTIMLITHSIQEAVFLSNKVYVMSARPGRMHRVFEVPFERPRNLKLMETKAFFDLVNEIKAEIQHQPSSASAAVAAE from the coding sequence ATGACACAAGATCGCAAGGCATTGCGTGTTCAAGGGGCCACCAAGGCCTATGAAACCGGGTCCGGCCAGGTTCACGCGCTTCAGGATGTGGACCTGACGGTAGAGCAGGGGGAGTTCATCTCGGTCGTCGGTCCGTCCGGATGCGGGAAGACGACCCTGCTATGGTCCATCGCCGGACTTCACCAGCTCAGCTCCGGGGAAATCTCCCTCGGCCCTGACAAGATCAGGAAACCGCACCACGCCATCGGTATGATGTTCCAGTTGGCAAACCTTCTGCCCTGGCGCACGATTCAGCAGAATATCGAGTTTCCCTTCGAGATCCGGCGCAAGACGCCCGACCGCAAGAAGATCGCCGCACTTCTGGAGCGCGTTGGCCTCGGCGGCTTTGGCGCGAAGATGCCCAAGGAGCTTTCAGGCGGCATGCAGCAGCGGGCCTCGATCGTCCGGGCGCTGGCTTCCGACCCCGAAGTCCTGCTGATGGACGAACCCTTCGGCGCCCTCGACGCCTTCACGCGGGACGAGATGAACCTGCTGATGGAGGAAATCTGGGAAGAGACCCGCAAGACCATCATGCTGATCACCCACTCCATTCAAGAGGCGGTGTTCCTGTCCAACAAGGTCTACGTCATGAGCGCCCGTCCGGGCCGCATGCACCGCGTCTTCGAGGTGCCGTTCGAGCGGCCGCGCAACCTCAAGCTCATGGAAACCAAGGCCTTCTTCGACCTCGTGAACGAGATCAAGGCCGAAATCCAACATCAACCTTCCTCGGCCTCCGCGGCCGTCGCAGCGGAGTGA
- a CDS encoding helix-turn-helix transcriptional regulator — MPGKTDATITGGAIEAADVLDAQRQLRARLLDQPVIRHKPARDLAAHMLLHLGDLQQCWSLGTTWVRAELGCHRVDTGFGQAVAVQYHPGYSEARNADYDIPSFGSGAVDNRDPIMQAMWSGERPVIFADLKQDRRVTPGMRQRLSGARTKSKLGAALRVRGNSFGLICADWTEHEVPSESGLFDCFEQTVADVLSPIIDVARHISETVAAKPVHRQDVTSVFHYGRQADGTLDALTQSEIEIARLVAQGLSYKEIARIRERSLSTIDHQLRSIRAKLGVQSTAGLVSLLAGLTSLRH; from the coding sequence GTGCCGGGCAAGACAGACGCCACGATCACAGGCGGCGCGATCGAGGCCGCGGATGTGCTTGACGCGCAGCGTCAGCTTCGTGCCCGGCTTCTCGATCAACCGGTGATTCGGCACAAACCCGCGCGGGACCTAGCCGCGCACATGCTCTTGCATCTTGGCGATTTGCAGCAATGCTGGAGCCTCGGCACCACCTGGGTCCGCGCTGAGCTGGGCTGTCACCGCGTCGACACCGGGTTTGGTCAGGCGGTCGCCGTGCAATACCACCCTGGTTATTCGGAAGCCCGCAACGCGGATTACGACATCCCGTCATTCGGCAGCGGGGCGGTCGACAACCGCGACCCGATCATGCAGGCGATGTGGTCGGGCGAACGGCCCGTGATCTTCGCCGATCTCAAGCAGGACAGGCGGGTCACGCCGGGAATGCGGCAAAGGCTGTCCGGCGCGCGCACCAAGTCAAAACTCGGGGCGGCGCTGCGGGTGCGGGGCAACAGCTTCGGCCTGATCTGCGCCGACTGGACCGAGCATGAGGTCCCGAGCGAGTCCGGCCTCTTCGACTGCTTCGAGCAGACGGTCGCCGACGTTCTCAGCCCGATCATCGACGTGGCCCGGCATATCTCCGAGACCGTGGCGGCGAAACCGGTCCACCGCCAGGACGTAACCAGCGTGTTTCACTATGGCCGGCAAGCCGATGGGACGTTGGATGCCCTGACGCAGTCCGAGATCGAGATCGCCAGACTTGTCGCGCAAGGGCTGAGCTACAAGGAAATCGCCCGCATAAGGGAACGCTCCCTGTCGACCATCGACCACCAGCTGCGCAGCATTCGCGCCAAGCTGGGCGTCCAGAGCACCGCGGGGCTTGTCAGCCTGCTGGCCGGGCTGACAAGCCTCCGGCACTAG
- a CDS encoding alpha/beta fold hydrolase, producing the protein MIENGHYSAATQGAFELFDLGNLVLEPGETLRRARLAYRTLGTLNADKSNAILVTTWFSGTAKVMEDVYVGPDHALDPGKYFIIIADQLGDGVSTSPQNNPAPQTMGKFPKLSIGDDVAAQHKLVTEHFGIDRLALVVGGSMGGQQVYEWAVEHSDMVERAAPIAATAQISLHQQVFVQALEEAIMSDPAWNGGWYASGLDVRNGMDRMARIVATLGWSRAFYQEERWRSVLGMSSLDDFINGVMKAYFEPMDPNVLLCEMHKWRRADVGRHAGGDLAAALGRITAKTCIMPIDHDLFFPPDECELDRAMIPGATLAVIGSKEGHMGLNGFEPGYMAQVDATLADLLTD; encoded by the coding sequence ATGATCGAGAACGGCCATTATTCGGCAGCAACCCAAGGCGCGTTCGAACTTTTCGACCTGGGCAACCTTGTGCTCGAGCCAGGGGAGACCCTGCGCAGAGCCAGGCTGGCCTACCGCACCCTCGGGACGCTCAACGCCGACAAATCCAACGCCATCCTCGTCACCACCTGGTTTTCCGGGACCGCAAAGGTGATGGAGGATGTCTATGTCGGGCCGGATCACGCGCTTGATCCGGGCAAGTATTTCATCATCATCGCCGATCAGCTGGGCGATGGGGTTTCGACCTCGCCGCAGAACAATCCTGCACCGCAAACCATGGGCAAGTTTCCCAAGCTGAGTATCGGCGATGACGTTGCCGCCCAGCACAAGTTGGTGACCGAGCACTTCGGCATCGACAGGCTTGCCCTTGTGGTCGGCGGCTCCATGGGCGGGCAGCAGGTGTATGAATGGGCCGTGGAGCATTCCGACATGGTGGAGCGCGCCGCGCCGATCGCGGCCACCGCGCAAATTTCCTTACATCAGCAAGTATTCGTGCAGGCGCTGGAAGAGGCGATCATGTCCGACCCGGCCTGGAACGGGGGCTGGTATGCCTCTGGCCTAGATGTCCGCAATGGCATGGACCGGATGGCGCGGATCGTCGCGACGCTGGGCTGGTCGCGCGCATTCTACCAGGAAGAACGCTGGCGCAGCGTGCTGGGCATGTCGTCACTCGATGACTTCATCAATGGGGTGATGAAGGCCTATTTCGAACCGATGGACCCAAACGTGCTGCTTTGCGAAATGCACAAGTGGCGCCGCGCGGATGTCGGCCGCCATGCCGGGGGCGATCTTGCCGCCGCCCTCGGCCGGATCACGGCGAAGACCTGCATCATGCCCATTGACCACGATCTCTTCTTTCCGCCCGACGAATGCGAACTGGACCGGGCCATGATCCCGGGGGCGACGCTGGCCGTGATCGGATCGAAGGAGGGCCACATGGGCCTGAACGGGTTCGAGCCGGGCTACATGGCCCAGGTCGATGCCACGCTCGCGGACTTGCTAACGGACTGA
- a CDS encoding type II toxin-antitoxin system HipA family toxin, which translates to MAERVVEIDIELDGEMVPVGTMRCVPSRARETVVFEYSDDWLNRPERFAIDQGVPLSPGPFVPSGNGEMFPALGDSAPDNWGRALMRRRERRRAAREERPVRTLFETDYLMGVSDVSRIGALRLRWRGDASCAAPIQDGVPGYIALQRLLDAVGRFEAGEERDEDLDLIFAPGASLGGARPKCSVYDVQGKLSIAKFPKADDDYSKERWEEVAARLADRAGLNMADHSLAKIGDRPVYLSARFDRSAAGERIPYMSAMTMTQNRDGVSGSYLEIVDAITRTGSQAARDREELYRRLVFTVLVSNTDDHLRNHGFLWDGPAGWRLSPAFDINPTSQLEKPRVLQTRIDFDDGTCDIDLVLAVAPEFGLRTQFARGIVTEVARATATWREVAHQVGALARELDYLESAFEHDDLEKALTL; encoded by the coding sequence ATGGCAGAACGGGTCGTCGAAATCGACATTGAGCTCGATGGAGAGATGGTGCCTGTCGGCACCATGCGTTGTGTGCCATCCCGGGCGCGCGAAACCGTCGTTTTCGAATACTCGGACGACTGGCTGAACCGGCCAGAGCGGTTTGCTATTGATCAGGGCGTGCCTCTCTCGCCCGGGCCGTTTGTGCCTTCAGGCAACGGAGAGATGTTTCCGGCCCTTGGCGACAGTGCCCCAGACAACTGGGGTCGTGCCTTGATGCGGCGTCGGGAACGGCGCCGCGCTGCGCGGGAGGAACGTCCGGTTCGAACCCTGTTCGAGACGGATTATCTTATGGGTGTCTCCGATGTCAGCCGTATCGGAGCCTTACGGCTGCGATGGCGTGGCGATGCCAGCTGTGCAGCACCCATCCAAGATGGCGTTCCAGGGTACATCGCGCTCCAGCGTCTTCTCGACGCAGTCGGGCGTTTCGAAGCTGGCGAGGAACGAGACGAGGACCTCGATCTCATTTTTGCGCCCGGGGCATCGCTTGGCGGTGCACGCCCAAAATGCTCGGTCTATGATGTGCAGGGCAAGCTCTCGATCGCCAAGTTTCCCAAGGCTGACGACGATTACAGCAAGGAACGCTGGGAGGAAGTCGCCGCGCGATTGGCAGATCGGGCCGGCCTGAACATGGCTGACCACTCTCTGGCAAAAATCGGCGATCGGCCGGTCTACCTGAGCGCCCGGTTTGACCGAAGCGCCGCAGGCGAACGCATCCCGTATATGTCAGCCATGACCATGACCCAGAACCGGGATGGCGTATCTGGCAGCTATCTCGAGATCGTAGACGCGATCACCAGGACTGGCAGCCAGGCTGCCAGGGATCGTGAAGAACTCTATCGCCGCCTTGTCTTCACTGTTCTGGTTTCGAATACGGACGACCATCTGCGCAATCACGGGTTTCTATGGGATGGGCCAGCTGGATGGCGGCTGTCGCCGGCGTTCGACATCAACCCGACGTCCCAGTTGGAAAAACCGCGTGTCCTGCAGACACGGATCGATTTCGACGACGGGACCTGTGACATTGACCTGGTGTTGGCCGTGGCACCTGAATTCGGCCTCCGCACCCAATTCGCCCGGGGAATCGTCACTGAAGTCGCAAGAGCGACAGCGACGTGGCGCGAAGTTGCGCATCAGGTCGGGGCTCTGGCACGCGAGCTCGACTATCTGGAAAGTGCTTTCGAGCACGACGATCTGGAGAAGGCTTTGACGCTTTAA
- a CDS encoding asparaginase domain-containing protein produces MVADPLGLLLIHTGGTIAMAPGARGLEPCPGLLEAAVRTRLGAADRLDCHSFAPLLDSADVGPEHWNCILDLIDSHPGQPVLLTHGTDTMAYTGAALDRALAGSGRSVILCGAMTPLGVDGVAERSLELALTLSRAPESGVRLVFDGRSLPAAGLVKQHSNATDAFSNIPQAPAQAPARRRFDNRRLAVLTLSPGLSAEALEAQLAPLDSAVLRLFGAGTAPTDPALHRVIDRAIRAGTRLRAVSQCMTGGLAPGTYAAGNSLWAAGVENGGTETPETALAELWLG; encoded by the coding sequence ATGGTCGCTGACCCCCTGGGGCTGCTGCTGATCCATACCGGCGGGACCATCGCCATGGCCCCCGGTGCCCGGGGGTTGGAACCCTGCCCCGGCCTTCTGGAAGCCGCCGTCCGCACTCGGCTGGGTGCAGCCGACAGGCTGGACTGCCATAGCTTTGCGCCGCTTCTCGACAGTGCGGATGTCGGGCCGGAGCACTGGAACTGCATCCTCGACCTCATCGATTCCCACCCGGGACAACCCGTCCTGCTGACCCACGGCACGGACACGATGGCCTACACGGGCGCGGCACTGGACCGCGCCCTGGCGGGATCGGGTCGCTCGGTCATCCTGTGCGGCGCGATGACACCTCTCGGGGTGGACGGGGTGGCCGAGCGCAGTCTGGAGCTTGCCCTGACGCTATCACGCGCGCCGGAAAGCGGCGTGCGGCTGGTTTTCGACGGGCGCAGCCTGCCGGCCGCCGGACTGGTGAAACAGCACAGCAATGCCACGGACGCCTTCAGCAACATACCGCAGGCGCCTGCCCAAGCGCCCGCGAGGCGGCGCTTCGACAATCGTCGGCTGGCGGTTCTGACGCTCTCTCCGGGCCTGTCCGCCGAGGCGCTGGAGGCCCAGCTCGCCCCGCTGGACAGTGCGGTCCTGCGGCTCTTCGGGGCGGGCACCGCGCCAACCGATCCGGCGCTCCACCGCGTGATCGACCGTGCGATCCGCGCCGGGACGCGCCTTCGTGCGGTCAGCCAGTGCATGACCGGCGGCCTCGCACCTGGCACCTATGCCGCTGGCAACAGCCTTTGGGCAGCGGGCGTTGAAAACGGTGGCACCGAAACGCCGGAAACAGCACTGGCAGAGCTCTGGCTCGGCTGA
- a CDS encoding ABC transporter substrate-binding protein, with protein sequence MQNPVNISGLSRRKFLKVSGAGVVMASTIGSGLWLPGAASAEPYSGKHTWISPRGTIEVMDDYAIWVAQAMGYFGDLGVELELQPGPPGGTAVVQFVSVGQADMGFPAPGILGNSIENDMGLVSIFGTGYLDLFNIAFRKGEGMTDLRGLEGKTVLLGSAAWQSIADPMLKAVGVDVTKVRYIEAGFPNWTAALAAGEGDACLAWEGLRALLEKNGQSFDYWMGMRGSPLPSNSQVVRRADVEDPDRRAFLQAYVKGMAMGHEFAEHNPRAAADIVFKALPATREGFGARAGTESLMQIHRTFKGDLSQRAGWGEHDIAGFQRFFDVQREIGLLSTEINAADYVLNDFIAEGNAFDRDQVRADAYAYALPDDLAAVDMAELEANFYSSAIN encoded by the coding sequence ATGCAGAACCCTGTCAACATTTCGGGCCTGTCCCGGAGGAAGTTTCTGAAAGTCAGCGGGGCAGGCGTCGTCATGGCCAGCACCATCGGTAGCGGGCTCTGGCTGCCCGGCGCCGCATCCGCCGAACCCTATTCGGGTAAACATACGTGGATTTCGCCCCGCGGCACGATCGAGGTCATGGACGACTACGCCATCTGGGTCGCGCAGGCGATGGGCTACTTCGGCGACCTGGGCGTGGAGTTGGAGCTGCAACCGGGGCCCCCGGGCGGCACCGCGGTGGTGCAGTTCGTCTCGGTCGGGCAGGCGGACATGGGCTTCCCAGCGCCCGGTATTCTTGGCAATTCGATCGAGAACGACATGGGCCTCGTGTCCATCTTCGGCACCGGCTACCTTGACCTTTTCAACATCGCCTTCCGCAAGGGCGAAGGTATGACCGATTTGCGCGGTCTTGAAGGCAAGACCGTCCTGCTCGGTTCGGCCGCGTGGCAATCCATCGCCGATCCGATGCTGAAGGCGGTCGGCGTCGACGTGACCAAGGTGCGCTATATCGAGGCCGGTTTCCCGAACTGGACGGCCGCCCTAGCCGCGGGCGAAGGCGACGCCTGCCTTGCCTGGGAAGGCCTGCGGGCGCTTCTGGAAAAGAATGGCCAGTCCTTCGACTACTGGATGGGCATGCGCGGCTCGCCGCTGCCGTCCAACAGCCAGGTGGTGCGCCGCGCCGATGTCGAAGACCCTGACCGCCGCGCTTTCCTGCAGGCCTATGTGAAGGGCATGGCGATGGGGCACGAATTCGCGGAACACAACCCGCGTGCGGCCGCCGATATCGTCTTCAAGGCGCTTCCGGCGACCCGCGAAGGCTTTGGCGCACGCGCCGGAACCGAAAGCCTCATGCAGATCCACCGCACCTTCAAGGGCGACCTGTCGCAGCGCGCCGGCTGGGGCGAACATGACATCGCGGGCTTCCAGCGGTTCTTCGACGTGCAGCGGGAAATTGGCCTCCTGTCGACCGAGATCAACGCCGCCGACTACGTGCTCAATGACTTCATCGCGGAAGGAAATGCCTTCGATCGCGATCAGGTCAGGGCCGATGCCTATGCCTATGCTTTGCCGGACGACCTTGCCGCCGTCGACATGGCTGAGCTGGAGGCGAATTTCTACAGCAGCGCCATCAACTGA
- a CDS encoding helix-turn-helix domain-containing protein encodes MPASYLPPPAAKRAIRKLGSDIRDARLRRGLPASVVAERAGIARSTYHKIEKGDAGVSIGIYAAVLQALNLMDGFADLADARNDPQGAHAALERLPKRAVLARKKPGSKESS; translated from the coding sequence TTGCCTGCGTCATACCTACCTCCCCCCGCAGCCAAGCGAGCGATCCGCAAGCTCGGGTCCGATATCCGTGACGCACGTTTGCGCCGCGGCTTGCCGGCGTCTGTTGTCGCCGAGCGGGCGGGTATTGCGCGCTCAACCTACCACAAGATCGAAAAAGGTGATGCTGGCGTGTCCATCGGCATCTATGCGGCTGTGCTGCAAGCATTGAACCTGATGGATGGATTTGCAGATCTCGCTGATGCCAGGAACGATCCCCAAGGTGCACATGCAGCTCTTGAGCGCTTGCCGAAACGCGCGGTTCTTGCGCGCAAGAAGCCTGGCTCCAAGGAGAGCAGCTAG
- a CDS encoding ABC transporter permease yields MSESNKTTGVNMAGGLTSGPKIQNMTEVAAILAVAIVIIGGAEFLLRFFEVKEFVMPTPSAIVTALFEHSGEIAPHLGYTLVELAVGYTIGASIGMILAAVITQFPFVEKIITPYILLLVTTPMLALVPLLILNFGFGYAPRIIAVALAAGPMVMINSATGFRRVDQDKIALARSYGATTFQIFTKIRVPMAMPMIIVGLMMGAIFSVITAIGAEMSGGGFGLGSKLTTFSSTLRTAEFFAVILILAIMGICIYVFFSWLGKKLAGWES; encoded by the coding sequence ATGAGCGAGAGCAACAAGACCACCGGCGTGAACATGGCGGGCGGCCTGACCAGCGGGCCGAAGATCCAGAACATGACAGAGGTCGCGGCCATCCTCGCCGTCGCAATCGTCATCATCGGCGGCGCCGAGTTCCTGCTGCGCTTCTTCGAGGTCAAGGAATTCGTCATGCCGACGCCCTCGGCCATCGTGACGGCGCTGTTCGAGCATTCAGGAGAGATCGCGCCGCATCTTGGCTACACACTGGTCGAACTGGCCGTCGGCTACACCATCGGCGCGTCGATCGGCATGATCCTGGCGGCGGTGATTACCCAGTTTCCCTTCGTGGAAAAGATCATCACGCCCTACATCCTGCTTCTTGTCACGACGCCCATGCTGGCGCTGGTGCCGCTTCTGATCCTGAATTTCGGCTTTGGATATGCCCCGCGCATCATCGCGGTTGCCCTCGCGGCGGGGCCGATGGTGATGATCAATTCGGCCACCGGATTTCGCCGCGTCGACCAAGACAAGATCGCGTTGGCGCGGTCCTACGGCGCGACGACCTTCCAGATCTTCACGAAGATCCGTGTGCCCATGGCGATGCCAATGATCATCGTTGGCCTGATGATGGGCGCTATCTTTTCGGTTATCACCGCCATCGGCGCGGAAATGTCCGGCGGCGGCTTTGGCCTCGGCAGCAAGCTGACGACCTTTTCGTCGACGCTCCGCACCGCCGAATTCTTTGCCGTGATCCTGATCCTCGCGATCATGGGGATCTGCATCTACGTCTTCTTCTCCTGGCTCGGCAAGAAACTGGCCGGCTGGGAAAGCTGA
- a CDS encoding FGGY-family carbohydrate kinase has product MQFLDDMLDCPIDRPRITETTAFGVAWLAGYTSGLWPGIEGFSNAWQRDRRFVPAMDPETRSACYAAWQASVAATIAQSRPASAAM; this is encoded by the coding sequence ATGCAATTCCTGGACGACATGCTCGATTGTCCGATCGACCGTCCGAGGATAACCGAGACGACGGCCTTCGGTGTCGCCTGGCTGGCGGGGTACACGTCCGGTCTCTGGCCAGGGATCGAGGGGTTCTCGAACGCCTGGCAGCGTGATCGGCGGTTCGTGCCCGCCATGGACCCTGAAACGCGGTCTGCCTGCTATGCCGCCTGGCAAGCGTCGGTCGCCGCGACCATCGCCCAGTCGAGGCCCGCCAGCGCCGCCATGTGA
- a CDS encoding dihydroxyacetone kinase subunit DhaK — MAQFINRKQDIVQDAINGLVAASNGRLVRLDGYPFVRVVLRSDWDRRKVAIVSGGGSGHEPAHAGFVGKGMLTAAVCGDVFASPSVDAILAGIVAVTGPAGCLLIVKSYTGDRLNFGLAAARAREMGLRVSMVVVGDDFALPDISSPRGIAGTLFVHKIAGAVAEADGDLAEATQAAECASAQAISIGMALSSCTVPGARRDNRIADGDIELGLGIHGEPGAEQIPFLDARKAMADVLAKMEPRLGAGTYVALVNNLGGTTTLEMLILLDALRTSAIGSKITQVIGPAAMMTALDMHGFSISLYPLSTEDTPHLEAPTEAPGWMSMKTLGAPGVVALPDLAKAPTGPASWHAGNARMLKTCCRALIEAEEDLNYLDARTGDGDTGTTVAIAARALLERLQHLPLSDLTQLFRAISQELTQTMGGSSGILLAILFSAAAEACAEGLPVTEALRWGLHSLQDIGGAKPGDRTMIDAFAPALERLEDGLVAAAEAARSGAESTSFLTVAGAGRSSYVRSDQLRGNNDPGAEAVARLFEALSASEHSVF; from the coding sequence ATGGCTCAATTCATCAATCGCAAGCAGGATATCGTTCAGGATGCCATCAACGGGCTCGTCGCGGCCTCGAATGGCAGGCTGGTCCGTCTGGACGGGTACCCCTTTGTTCGTGTCGTGCTCCGGTCGGACTGGGACAGGCGAAAGGTCGCGATCGTGTCTGGCGGCGGATCGGGTCACGAACCGGCACACGCCGGGTTCGTGGGCAAGGGCATGTTGACAGCCGCGGTCTGCGGCGATGTCTTCGCCTCTCCCTCTGTCGATGCGATCCTCGCGGGTATCGTGGCCGTGACCGGCCCGGCGGGTTGTCTGTTGATCGTAAAAAGCTACACGGGTGACCGGCTGAATTTTGGGCTTGCCGCCGCCCGGGCCCGCGAAATGGGTCTGCGCGTCAGCATGGTTGTCGTGGGTGACGATTTCGCGTTGCCGGACATCTCAAGTCCGCGCGGCATCGCTGGAACGTTGTTCGTTCACAAGATTGCGGGCGCAGTGGCCGAAGCCGACGGCGACCTGGCCGAGGCCACACAGGCTGCGGAATGCGCCTCGGCCCAGGCAATTAGCATCGGCATGGCTCTCAGCAGCTGCACTGTGCCGGGCGCCCGGCGGGATAATCGAATCGCAGACGGAGACATCGAACTGGGCCTCGGGATCCATGGCGAACCGGGGGCGGAACAGATCCCGTTCCTGGATGCCCGCAAGGCCATGGCCGATGTGCTGGCCAAAATGGAACCACGCCTGGGGGCCGGCACCTATGTCGCTCTGGTCAACAATCTGGGCGGAACGACGACCCTTGAGATGTTGATCCTCCTCGATGCACTGCGCACCTCGGCGATCGGATCGAAAATCACCCAGGTGATCGGCCCGGCCGCGATGATGACCGCGCTCGACATGCACGGGTTTTCGATCTCGCTCTATCCGCTTTCCACCGAGGATACGCCGCACCTTGAGGCACCGACCGAAGCGCCTGGCTGGATGTCCATGAAGACACTCGGGGCGCCCGGCGTCGTCGCTCTTCCCGATCTTGCGAAAGCCCCGACCGGCCCGGCCTCCTGGCATGCCGGCAATGCCCGGATGCTCAAGACCTGTTGCAGAGCCCTGATCGAGGCCGAAGAAGACCTGAACTATCTGGATGCCAGGACCGGTGATGGCGACACCGGCACCACCGTCGCTATCGCCGCGCGGGCCCTGCTCGAGCGGCTTCAGCATTTGCCTCTGTCCGATCTGACCCAGCTTTTCCGGGCGATCAGTCAGGAGCTGACGCAAACCATGGGCGGATCGTCGGGTATATTGCTGGCAATTCTCTTTTCAGCTGCAGCCGAGGCCTGTGCAGAAGGCCTACCCGTGACGGAGGCCCTGAGGTGGGGGCTGCACAGCCTTCAGGACATCGGCGGGGCCAAGCCGGGAGACCGGACAATGATCGACGCTTTTGCGCCCGCGCTCGAACGCCTCGAAGATGGCCTCGTCGCCGCTGCCGAAGCGGCGCGTTCCGGCGCCGAAAGCACGTCATTCCTGACCGTCGCAGGTGCCGGGCGTTCCAGTTACGTCCGCAGCGATCAATTGCGCGGCAACAATGACCCAGGCGCCGAAGCCGTCGCACGGCTGTTCGAAGCCCTCTCAGCTTCGGAGCATTCAGTTTTTTAA
- a CDS encoding IS6 family transposase encodes MPRRTPFKHHRFPRNIILCAVRWYLLYPLSYQDVVDLLAERCVKVDRSTVYRWVQKFGPELTKRTERHLRRASVDWHVDETYIRVGGKWRYLWRAIDANGQMVDFRLTARRDAKAANAFLIKAIERVRLHRPVTICTDKAHAYRRVIREINHRYDPHFDSIRHIDRKWRNNMIESDHAAMKRLLGYRQSFRSLRTAKATLSGIETIRTIKRGHVYDKQPGVHGEIAFIAGLFETAA; translated from the coding sequence ATGCCGCGTCGAACCCCGTTCAAGCACCACCGCTTCCCGAGAAACATCATCCTTTGCGCGGTCCGCTGGTACCTGCTCTATCCGCTGTCTTACCAGGATGTCGTTGATCTTCTGGCCGAGCGCTGCGTGAAGGTAGATCGATCGACGGTCTATCGCTGGGTCCAGAAGTTCGGCCCGGAACTGACGAAGCGCACCGAGCGGCATCTGCGCCGGGCCAGCGTCGATTGGCACGTGGACGAGACCTACATCCGCGTCGGCGGCAAGTGGCGCTACCTCTGGCGAGCGATAGATGCGAACGGTCAAATGGTCGACTTTCGTCTGACGGCCCGGCGGGATGCCAAGGCTGCCAACGCCTTTCTAATAAAGGCGATTGAGCGTGTGCGGCTCCACCGGCCAGTGACGATCTGCACAGACAAAGCCCACGCCTACCGGCGTGTGATCCGCGAGATCAATCACCGGTATGATCCGCACTTCGACAGCATTCGGCACATCGACCGAAAGTGGCGAAACAACATGATCGAAAGCGATCACGCCGCGATGAAGCGTCTCCTGGGATATCGGCAGAGCTTCCGGTCCTTGCGAACTGCCAAAGCGACTCTGAGCGGCATCGAAACAATCCGCACCATCAAGCGCGGCCATGTCTATGACAAACAACCGGGCGTCCACGGCGAAATCGCGTTCATCGCCGGCCTATTCGAGACAGCGGCCTGA